The Epinephelus lanceolatus isolate andai-2023 chromosome 10, ASM4190304v1, whole genome shotgun sequence genomic sequence TGTTTGCAGTGGTGGCAGCTGCTAAACACTCAGATCTTTTGAGTATATAGGCTCAAGTATGAATGCCTCCCAGACTGTACCAAGCaatcaataataatgataataggcTTCATCTTATCGAAGTCTTTAGAGAGGCAGTGTTGTGAATAATGGCTCATTTTCTCTTCCATCTCAATAGATGGCCCATGTCCATCCAGCTCCTGGCTTCTCTCCCCCTCCGTCTCCTTCAGTCCTTTAGTCCATTCTAATCTTTGCCTCTTATTGATTCCCCCCATGAGGCTGAGGAGCCTATCAAACAACATTACGGTCGATTTGATGGCCACTGAGAAGATAGAGGACACTGATAATCTGACTAGCTACGCCATGGATGCCGTTTCATGCAATTGTGTATCCTTCACTGATAACTTCAAACTTGAGCCCCACCAGGAGAAtgcctctttgtttgcttggagtgcagaaaaaaaaacaggaaatgactGTAGTCAGCCTATCATAGCAGCACGGTGTTTGCACTGAATCTGTACTttttttgcagttgttttgttgtacaCCCTCTGCAGCTGCATTGCATAGATATATCTTGTCTTATTAActattaatgtgtttttctaTCCCTCACTGTGAAAGAAACTGTGTCCACAGTGTGTGAAAAATTGTCTTTACCTCCTGCTGGTTGGAAACATGACGTAAATTGAAAGGTTTCAGGCTCTCTGTTCCGTCTTCTTGCCTAGACTGTTGTTTACCAGTGAACAGTCAGGTGGGGTTTTTTATGCTTCCGTCTTTGCCAGTAATGTTGACATTCTCAGCTATACCCATTTCCTTATTGGAAAGTAAAAACTCAGAGGCTGTGTATCTTATTTGCATGTCACATTTTTCTCTCGCTTATTGTCAGACTCCGGCAGAAATCTCTTTGACCTCTGCAGGACACAGACAACATGAAAAATCTGAGGCTGCTGTATTTATCAAAAGGGAAATAACAGTGTCACAGAGTGATTGTCTCAAAGACTTTCAGCAGACAGCTTCTACCCATAACAACACAGACACTCACAATGCACTTTGAGGGACAGCGGCTGGGAGGAGCGGTCCTGCTCAGTCACATTTTCAGCGTTGGACACACAGCGGTAGGGCCCCTCATTGCCCCTTCCTACAAAGCGGATGCGCAGGACTGGTTCTTGTTCTGGCTCCCTGAAACCAGTAAAGCACCAATTTCGGAAACTCCAAGCTTGAGTCCACCTCTGCATGTActgggaaagaaaaacagaaagaaataagACACATAAGAGACTTTAATTTAacctttaacacattttttgttatttactcTACAAACGGTGGGCGAACAATTGTTCTCCAAGTTCACACAAGGTTAGAGACTGATAAAGTCTACTGTTGGCTTTTCAACACCATTTACAAGAAATTTAGTTTATAGTGAAATAAGAACATATttaaagaaagagagagcaaaACACATGTAAGATtatgggaaaaaacaaaattacaagttttttttaaattaatacttGATGATTACTGTGGATAATAGAGATGGTAGTTCTCTATTTAACCCAAATGTACCCTCTTGGTTTAAAGTTGACCTGTTATGACATTTGACAGCAGTAAAAACACCTAAATGCCTTTTTTAGCTTGAAATTTGACAACTTTTCCTTATGTGAACCAATAAAATTGTTAAAAAGTGTCATACTTTTGTGTAGGTGCTACAAATTGTTGTACATTGAGGCAGTTCAGGGTCAAATTTGAGGATTTTAGATCCACTAGTTTGGGTAAAATCAAGAAATATTGTAGTTTTATCccaaaaaaactgcaaaactgtacatgtcatgtttgtgtatatTGTTTTTATGGGAGAGTGGTGACAGAGTTCAAGGGAGACCTTGACTGTCACTAGAACTGCCTACATCCCCACCACATTGCCCTGGTTTTCACCAAGACAGGCACCTGTTAGTCTTTGATGTGTCACAGGGGAATCTTGAAACAATGAAAGAGCAAAACAGCGTAGGTATGATCATGATGCGCATGAGGAACAGAGGTCACAGCGTGCCTCACAACATAatcttaaaataaacaaaataaaaccatcaAGTTCCAGCTAACCAACAGAAAGGTGCAAGGTACCCTGCACGTTgtgtgcgttggttgttgacatccttggacaccatgtcaagttctgcctgttacatccATTGTCTTCTTCCAAtgtacacttctgttttcacaggaaatttaacgtttacatacagcctctttcaaaataaatgcactgtgtCGGTACAGCACCACAAATTTTTccgtcaacaacaaacacatggttgggctaaggcaacaaaagcacttagttaggtttagggaaaaagaccagggtttggctttaggaTCTTATTCGACAtgcccaccacccctcccgccctcCCCACTGGGACATTTGCCACCTTAATTCTCCCTGAAACATTAGTTAAAGGTTAATCACTCATGTATTGATGTCAGAAAGGCTTTCTATATATTATAAATAGATCTTCAAAGTTTTGTATCAGCACTTGTTATGAGGGGATTCTTGGGGCCAATTTAGAAATGACCATACCATATTGTGAAggtataaaatataaacagtatGTAAGGGTTAAATGCATATTTTGAGAACTTTGGAGCTAAATATCAGATTCAAGAGTAGTCTGAATATTTCATGTGTGAACAATGCTCTGTTGTGTTGAACTACATAGCAGGCAGCTGCTGGGTGTGATATTTACATAGGGCAGTTTATTGCTCAGCCATTGCAAATAAGTTCAGGCTATAAATGTTATGATGTGACAATGCTCAGTAAACATTCTTTTCCCATGTACAGTATCAACCTCCCTGTAAAAATCAACTTAATAAAACCATTTTCTTCTACTCTCAGAGTTATTCACTCACTGAGAGTTTTACTATAACTCAATTACGATAAAACATTTGAAAGCAAGCCCAAGTAACGGTAGTGAGGCTTTTGAACTTTTGAAATGTAcctcttcttttctttatttcctctcacacccAATGACCCAGTTATCCCCATGGCTCACCTTGGAGAAGATCTCAACATGGACCTGGCTGACGTTGAGCTCAGAGTCTTCGTACAGACACTCCAGTGTGACACTGTCTCCCTCCAGAACCGGCTCGGTGGGCCCTTTAATGAGCAAAGTGGCTGCGTGTGGACAGAAATTACACATGCATGTTATTGATCACAACATGAATAGGCAGGGTGGGAGGGGGGCGTTCAGCACTGGGGATCTAAGCTGCTGTTCTGCTGGGCAACACTTTGAAAACAACCGCTCCCTTTTCCTGAcatttgttttcaggctccTGTGGGAAAACTGCCAACACGCTCAAAGTCACCATGACCACATGACCAGCAACAGGTTCTTCCACTTTACTGACAGTGGTGACAATAaggctgtttgtctgtcaaCTCAGGCAAGGAAAAATGCACAACCAAAAcagtttacattatttttttcaccgTTACGCTGTGAGTATTATGTAAACAGGTCTCTTTATATATAAAGtatgtataaataaaaaatatttaattgttCTTCTCGTCAGTCCCTTGATAGTTCCAGCAACATTTCCTGTTTGAGTCTGGGTCTTGTAACCTCCAGGGGAAACCCATCAGTGTGACAGAAGAGAAAGTAAAGCTTTTTTCTCTGGAGGACATACGCACTCAGAAACAGACAGGCGAGCAGAcaaacagccacacacacacacaaaacacacaaaacccaACAGCAGCTGTATGAATATACTATATCTGTGACAAAAAGACCAGAATCAGACCTAAAGATTGAACTAATAACTCATTACAGAGCAGCAATACAATTAAATCATTTGAGGAAATAGTATAACAGTTCAttagagacagagaaacagatgaAAACATATTTACCATAACTGCCATGAATCAGGGCAACCACTGCGGCAACTAGAAGTACCTTCATGGCTGTGAAGAGACCTTTACAATATCAGGAAAAAGTGCGTACTCCTGAGCAGCTTCTAATCTGAAATGAAAGtttgctctgtatttataaccAGGCGTAGGAGGGGCTTGTGTTTTCAGGAAGTAGAAGGCTCAGAGCAGTCTCATATTGTGAAAGCACAACAAAACTAACCATCCAAATCATTATATTACCGAAAATAAATTGCTCAGTAAGCATTATTATACGTTTCTGGTTTTATGGCTCACTTTTTCTGAGAAGCATCAACGCCTGAAATATTAAATGTGAGCTGCAAATGAAGGCACTGCAGCTGATAATCAAATTAATTCCCTGTGCGTCATTAGTTTCTGGGATGGTGTCAGGCCTATCAGGTTTTCAGTCTGGGCTTGTTGTTGTGGTTTGTCAGACGAAGTTCAAAAGGATTTGAAAGAAGTCTCGGCATGTTACCGCAGAGCTTTGTAATTTCTCAGTGTGAGATGTTATGCCAAATTGTGCCGAACAAGCAAACATTTTACGCTTCATTTGCTTTGACCTTTGATTGATTAGCTGTTAACCGGAGCTGAATAGGAGGCGAGATCGAAAGAGATTTGGTCTGTCTAAGGGCATCAGAGATCGTTTGCTGTACTCAGGCTTAAAAAGCTTACAGGGTCATCTTTTGGACTCACTTAGTGTCATACCTTATGAAATATTAGTTTTTCACTTTCAGTCAGACTCATTGCTGCATCCACCCTGGGCCTGCATACCTATAGGCTATTACTGCTAAAATCAGAACAtgctaaaaagaaaatcatgttttaaaaaagcCAAGAAAATAGTGCAAATACCTTTCAAACCATGTGTAAAATAATTAGGTGTTTATGTATCTAAAATCCATAcactgacttttattttttaaactatgTTTAACTATTGGCTTCAAGTATAGAGGAGTATCTAAGGAGTAGGAGTATTTAAGCCAGAGGGTCTCTTACTTTGCCTGCACTGTATCATCTCATTATGTAAATGTCCATCACTGCTCAAGATATTAACTACTTTCTCTAACTTGATTTTAAAGCATAAACCACATAGACTTCACACAACCAAGCCCTCTTGAAAGCCCTGTTGATAGAAATCTTAAACTACACTGGCCGAACTGACAAAGCAGATTAAATAAACTCCAGTTTATCCAGATTACAGCAGCCAGAGTTTGAACAAAAACTAAAAGGTCTGAGCACATAACTCCTGTTTTATCTTCTCTTCACTGGCTCCCAATTAAACAAAGAACTGATTGAAAAATcctattgtttttaaatgttttaacagTTTAGCTCCTCCCTATGTAGCTGACATGCTCACAGAGTACACACCAGAGAGATCCCTTAGATCATCCAATAAAGGTCTACTTATTGAACATAAAATCAACTCTCAATCAGCTCATGGTGCTTTTAGTCATTATGGTCCTACTCTGTGGAATTATCTTCCACATGAACTACGGTCTGCTAAAACAGTGTTgtcttttaaaagcaaactaaaaacacatcttttttcATAAGCTTTTCGCTATGTTTttcaatgtatttttatttgttttcagaaaattttgtttgtttttatcatgtcctgcttgtttttatatatgttaTACTTTATCATCTTACgtgatattttatatttgttatgTATGATGCAtcttaattgattgattgattgaaattttTATTGGTAAAACCAAaaggataaaaacacaataaagccCAAAGGCTTGTTTCCATTGTGGTCCTTTGGACATAAAACATATATGGACAGGGAACAAAGACAGTACAACAGCCTATatatatgacaaagacattACAATACAGCAGCCAATACATAAGACAGACAATACATAGACATCACAGCATAGAGAGAAGACATATTAAGGAATAGCATATCAAAAATACATGATTTAGCTAAACTCTATCATGGCTGATTTGTAGTTAGGATAGATTATTCATCATCCAGCTttttagtttggttttaaaaCTTGCTAAGGAACTGgctaatttaatatttgtagGTAACCCATTCCACAAGACTGCTGCTGAGTATAGGAAGGTATTTTTCCCCATAGAGGTCCTAAAACGCCAAGGCACGAAATCAGTAGAGCTGCCCCTAGTGGAATGAGTGTCCCCAACCCTTACAAAATAGTCCCACAAATATTTTGGAACTGATTTATTAATGATCCTGTGAACTAGGCACAACTTGAACTGGGTTACTCTCTCCTTTACTCTGAGCCACTTCAGACTGATGAAGTGAGCAGGAAGGAGGTGGGTTCTGGGATGGTGTACCTAAGGTGTGCAATTCTAGCAAGAAATTTAGTTTTAGAGCTTATCTTTCCTATAGCTTTAAGGGTCATACTCTCCCCTGATAGCCTGTTGTCTAAAGTACAGCCTAAGTAGGTGACAGTTTCCTTGGCTGTTACATCTGTCTCGCCCACTACCATTTTAAACCCAGAAGACTTCTTCAGTTTGGCAGTAGACCCGAAGAGGATTGATTCGGTTTTGCCAAGGTGGAGGGACAATATGTTGTCAATTAGCCATTTACTGATATTGTGGAGCTCTGTACTAAGTGATTTTTCCACCTCAGATTTATCTTTGTGAGACACAAGAAGAGCTGAGCCACCTGCAGAAAGAAATAAGCTGCAGTCAACTGCTGCCTTCACATTAAGCACATTGAGTTTAGGCTTGTCCTATGAGTTGACTTGACCTGGATGGCTGTAAGATGTCTTCCTGAGCATGATTTGTTAATTGTCATTCcaaatagtatttttttttttttaaaaaaaaaagtttttgttgcAATGTGATCAAAGACTGTATAATTGTGATTAGTAACCAGGAAAAAAATGCTATTACTTCTTTAATTAGTCTTGGCTTTATGAACAcgttttaatgttattatttgtCATATATTTGTTGTCGTtataattattactattattgttattagtGCTATTATTTCTTACATATCTATTTTGATTATCTTTATTATTGTTAGCAATGCAGTAGCCCTCTGTGTATTGAATCCATGGTGTTCTTTGTTGAATCCTGATGTAGTTCCGCTAAATATCCAGCAGGTGGCAGAGTAGAGGCGCTATGTTGCCACAGGAAATAGACCCGAACAAAGCGGAAGCAGTGAAAGATAACCTCGCTCATTTTTCTAGCTTCGCCGACGCAATTTGAGGCAGCTTTTGTGTGTCAAACTCACCCATTGTCGTCGCAGCGACGCCGAAACATGGACAGatagtgtttgttttattgggTAAGTCGTCAAGTTAACGCGTAATTTTAGGATGTAGCGTGCGGAAAGCCGCGCCGCTAGATtagctgctaatgttagcctgtCAAGCTAAATTCAAATCTTGATAGCTGCTATTGTTTTTAGCACGTAACGTTGTGTTAGCGTCGGTATTATACACGTTTGCTTTATTCGTTAAAGCTGCACATCTGCTCATAGGCTACCTGTGTGGTCTTATTATTTTATGAATGTGCTGTTACTTTGCTAACTCGGTTAAAATTTTCTGTAGATCACATAGCGTTGCTCCACGGCTAAGTTTCTGCATTGGTCTTGTAGCTAATGGCAATAACAGCAGTCATTATTTACACTGCACCGTTCAAAGTTACTTGGTTAAAGATTAAAACATCAACACTGCGATGAAATAAAATCGGGAGGcaaaagcagaaaatggaaTAGAACTATATTAAATGAAATATGAGTGAGTTAAAATAAACCAAGTGAGCAGATCATATATTGATCAGGATAAAACAACAGTTAAAAAGTCTGTAAGCAACTTTAAGCTTGTTTATCAGCCTATTGCTTCCTTGACACTAACCTGTGTACTTCCTATTCTCCCCAGATTTACGGAGGTGGTCATTGTAAAAGGTAATCTATCCCATTTGTGCCCATCTTGGACAGTCACACAGGACTCTGACACACAAcggcacagacacacaacagctTTGCCCCCCTTAAAAACTCCTGAGTCCCTCCAGCTTTCCTGTGGCCACCAGCATGGCTAACAGCACCGCAACAGCAGTGAAGGTTGGGACCCCTGGCCCTGCTGGCAGAAGTAGTCCAGAGGGATCTCAggtcagtcagtgtttttattcaCCATATCTAAGGACTGGTGGGTTGGGTTGCTGAAATCACTACTCTAGTACAGTTCCATACTTAATGTGCATATTGATACATTGCATAGTTTTGATCATAACCCAACTTGTGCAGTTTTCTACCAGACAAACTCTTTACTAATTACAGTCTCTTATAAAGTCACCATTATTTCTTTGGTAAGAATAATTATCCTCAATGTCAGAGCTACCTGTGTGTGGGACAGTCCCACTGTGAAGTTGCTGTATTTATTTCTCCTCTCAAATGTTTAGAAAGGCAAAATATTCATTGTTATTGATCTTTTTTGGAACTGTATTGTGTTTGCATAAAGATATTTTTCCATTGGCCTCAAGATATCATCATATTTATAAATTTCAGTGCCAAACTCATGTTTTAGCCCTGTAAATCATTTTGTGGGTCTTGACTTTATATCATTAGACGACTGTAGAAAGGACACATCAGCACAGCTGTTGTCTTATGTATTTATGAGAACGAATACATTTGTTTTCTCTCCAGGTGCTCAGTAAGAAGAAGCTGCAGGACCTGGTGAGAGAGATCGATCCGAATGAGCAGCTGGATGAGGATGTTGAAGAggtctgtcagtggttttaattaaAATTTCAAATTCATTCTGCACTCACATTCTTCGGTGTGAAATGAATACCACTTGCATCTCACAGATACTCGTTGCTCTATAGCTTTCCTAACCTAGCACTGCCACATCCATCATTTGGAAATCTTATTCTGTTGAAAGCCTGGCTGCATGAATAATGGTGTGAGCAGCTGAGAATATGAGAGATTTGTCTAGCAGTTGTGCAATGTTGCTTTCCTTTACTGAGCATGATTAATGGTTTTCGAAACGCCCGTCTCTTCTCAGATGCTGCTACAAATTGCAGATGACTTTATAGAGAGTGTAGTGACAGCAGCCTGTCAACTGGCTCGCCATCGCAAGTCCAACACCTTGGAGGTGAAGGATGTTCAATTACATCTTGGTAAGTTGCTGATGGCTTTTCTGCGGGGCTGTGACACCTAATATTTTCAGAAGGGTGGATTTAGtatgtctctgtaggtcatgggaaaaacatttaaagtatCTATGATATGGCGGTCAGCCTGTAATCACTGTGGGATAATTGCTTTCAACATCAGAATGATGTCCCAGTATATCATGTCAATGTAAGACAGGAATCATTTCTCAATTCAAAGtgatatcattattttttagccATAATCTGAAATTTATGTTCAAATCTGACAGTTACATTTGTTATAATTGAAGGGAGcagatttattgttttggaaTTTTACAAAAACTTCTAACAGTTGGCATCTCAAAGGGACGTCTTCATGGATTCGTGATCTgaagagaaaacacagaaacaaagctCTTTGAAATTGACATCAAAAAA encodes the following:
- the taf12 gene encoding transcription initiation factor TFIID subunit 12, with translation MANSTATAVKVGTPGPAGRSSPEGSQVLSKKKLQDLVREIDPNEQLDEDVEEMLLQIADDFIESVVTAACQLARHRKSNTLEVKDVQLHLERQWNMWIPGYGSDEIRPFKKACTTEAHKQRMALIRKTTKK